The following coding sequences are from one Cydia splendana chromosome 15, ilCydSple1.2, whole genome shotgun sequence window:
- the LOC134797378 gene encoding uncharacterized protein K02A2.6-like, whose amino-acid sequence MTERVDRFQFDSFDNKTEDWDYYIQRFEIELQIHGFDKQTSEDKRKQLLLSRIGPAAFKVLVDYYRPVVVTTKSYDDLKKVLNEYYGKKTYVLSERVAFATRHRKAEETITQFILELRSLAGYCEFGTTLDERIRDQLVIGINNSTWQQELIKEHPTNSAKLSDVIATANKLEQAELQSQRLTNNPQMGTEQQTVNKIRPKTHRPTQRQTPKVKTCMFCGRDFHTNMNDCPAKGKRCNACGKENHFSSVCITSGRLKLQQNNTTRQITRQTDSDDDDFDEQSIHTFAVKRHNNPTTKIMIPTQLNAKRVEMLYDPGAVHSVIGKNLWNSIGRPPLKKCKNLVTYTEVEIETLGTCEITVNAFNIQKVLTVYVTQRNDIPLFGLDWCISFKLPMPPGARLCNIKTPAAVTPNQHGTKHNNAVQYILQEFKSLFDGKLGTIKGHSAKIHIPNDVTPKTFRPRPVPLALREQVNSELQRLVQEEVIEPVDTMSTPIEWASPIVIAIKANGSIRICADFKVTINQHVQTDDYPLPRFEEITSKLSGGQLFTKIDLKDAYLQLMVHPESRKYLTISTHKGYFRYKRLPFGISFAPAVFQRTMHQILSGIDGVVCYLDDILITAHNLEEHLTRVKTVLKRLQDAGVKSQVNKCAWLQESVTFLGHKIDASGLHPTEERINAIKNMPIPANTTELRALLGSLTYYGRFIDSLHMRCAPLYRHLKKNQRWNWTEEDTRITNELKNILTSSDTLVHYDESKPIYLSSDASEKGVGAVLFHKINETMRPVAYASRTLSDVEQRYSTIDREALGIVYAVTKFHQYLYGRKFILLTDHKPLERIFSQDRETPKIASNRLLRWDMILNSYEYSIHYQAARENTPADALSRLPIACNDTTLEERTGLPQFAHLLHLRLENIPVTKHELQKQTLKDNTLNIIKNYIITHWPDKKDLSNELHTFYEKRDQISYEDGILLWNGRLVIPETLRPQILEMLHDGHNGITAMQSLARLHVYWPNIDKDILTFSKRCSLCQQSRSNTNEAPVFPWGIPVEPWHRLHVDYAGPFLGHMWLIVIDTYTKWLEIVPTNVTTTRATVQRLKNIFATFGTPRYIVSDNGPQFTSEDFNHFCQVSGITHIKTTPYHPKTNGLAERAVRTFKERMLASDRSLDLQERLNSFLRGYRNTPRRSTDRSPYEMMFGRPIRTTFDLWKPDVRENMEKARLKQILRPTNKVVVPPVYKPGDKVWINKPIGKGSDPGTIIKCNGPYSYEVELTNGVHKRKHADQLRLRYEQVPKTAIDTNQQTSRHVPETRQPESEQNPRRTIKIKNFTYYRRNVNTREQSGDHGEQPAPEAPNRDHPDGLMPPPAPVASTSRDTGGGAAEPPAPSSSSAQPDPPSPRRSGRKTKPPSRFGFWGL is encoded by the coding sequence ATGACCGAACGCGTTGATCGTTTCCAATTCGATTCGTTCGATAACAAAACAGAAGACTGGGATTATTATATCCAGCGCTTCGAAATTGAACTACAAATTCACGGCTTCGACAAACAAACTTCTGAGGATAAACGAAAACAACTTCTTCTTTCTCGGATTGGACCTGCAGCCTTCAAGGTACTCGTAGATTACTATCGACCAGTTGTCGTTACTACGAAGTCGTACGATGACTTAAAGAAGGTGCTTAACGAATATTACGGCAAAAAAACGTACGTCCTCTCAGAAAGAGTCGCTTTTGCAACTAGACACAGAAAAGCAGAAGAAACAATCACACAATTCATCCTCGAGCTAAGATCATTAGCGGGATACTGCGAATTCGGAACCACCCTGGACGAACGTATAAGAGACCAACTGGTAATCGGCATCAATAACAGCACATGGCAGCAAGAACTTATTAAAGAACACCCAACAAACAGTGCTAAACTCTCCGATGTTATAGCCACAGCAAACAAGCTTGAACAAGCAGAACTACAGAGCCAACGTTTAACAAACAACCCCCAGATGGGTACTGAACAACAAACCGTTAACAAAATAAGGCCCAAAACACATCGGCCTACTCAACGACAAACTCCTAAAGTTAAAACATGTATGTTTTGCGGACGTGATTTTCACACGAACATGAACGACTGTCCGGCAAAAGGAAAACGATGTAATGCCTGCGGCAAAGAAAACCACTTTTCAAGCGTCTGCATAACCAGCGGTAGGCTCAAGTTACAACAGAACAATACCACTAGACAAATAACAAGGCAAACAGACAGCGACGATGACGATTTTGATGAACAGAGCATACACACATTTGCTGTGAAGAGACACAACAACCCAACTACAAAAATTATGATACCAACTCAACTCAACGCAAAAAGGGTCGAAATGCTATATGATCCAGGAGCAGTGCATTCCGTAATTGGAAAAAACCTATGGAATTCTATTGGACGTCCACCATTAAAGAAATGCAAGAACCTTGTGACTTACACGGAAGTAGAAATTGAAACATTAGGAACATGCGAGATAACAGTTAATGCTTTTAACATTCAGAAGGTATTGACCGTTTACGTTACGCAACGAAACGATATTCCACTTTTTGGGCTGGATTGGTGCATAAGCTTCAAATTACCTATGCCCCCTGGAGCCAGGCTGTGCAATATAAAAACACCTGCAGCAGTAACCCCAAACCAGCACGGCACAAAACATAACAACGCAGTACAGTACATCCTTCAAGAATTCAAGTCACTCTTTGACGGTAAACTTGGAACTATAAAAGGGCATAGTGCTAAGATTCACATACCTAACGACGTAACGCCCAAAACATTCCGACCTCGCCCGGTACCTCTCGCCTTACGTGAACAAGTGAACAGCGAACTACAACGACTAGTCCAAGAAGAAGTTATAGAACCAGTTGACACTATGTCGACTCCAATTGAATGGGCCTCCCCAATTGTCATTGCAATTAAGGCTAACGGAAGCATCCGCATTTGTGCCGACTTCAAAGTTACTATAAACCAACATGTCCAAACCGATGATTATCCACTTCCCAGATTTGAAGAGATTACATCAAAATTGTCTGGAGGACAACTGTTTACAAAGATCGACCTGAAAGATGCATACCTACAACTGATGGTCCATCCAGAATCGCGAAAATACTTAACGATTTCAACACATAAGGGCTACTTTCGCTACAAACGCTTACCATTTGGAATTTCCTTTGCGCCGGCCGTTTTCCAAAGGACAATGCACCAGATCCTCAGTGGCATTGATGGTGTTGTTTGTTATCTTGACGACATTCTAATAACAGCCCATAACTTAGAAGAACATCTAACACGCGTAAAAACGGTACTCAAAAGGCTACAAGACGCCGGAGTGAAAAGCCAAGTAAATAAGTGCGCTTGGTTACAGGAAAGTGTCACCTTTCTAGGACATAAAATAGACGCCAGCGGTCTACACCCAACGGAAGAAAGAATCAATGCAATTAAGAACATGCCTATCCCGGCCAACACAACGGAACTCCGAGCACTACTAGGCTCGTTAACATATTATGGCCGTTTCATAGACAGCCTTCACATGAGATGCGCCCCATTGTACAGACATCTAAAAAAGAACCAAAGGTGGAACTGGACCGAAGAAGACACAAGAATAACGAACGAACTCAAAAACATCCTAACGTCATCAGACACGCTCGTACACTACGACGAAAGCAAACCGATATATCTCAGCAGTGACGCATCAGAGAAGGGAGTTGGTGCtgttttattccataaaatcaACGAGACGATGAGACCCGTGGCGTATGCTTCGCGAACACTCTCCGACGTCGAACAACGATACTCGACTATCGACAGAGAAGCATTGGGAATCGTGTATGCCGTCACGAAATTCCACCAATATCTTTATGGTAGAAAGTTCATCCTGTTAACTGACCATAAACCCCTGGAAAGGATTTTCAGCCAAGATCGAGAAACACCCAAAATCGCTAGCAACCGGCTCCTTAGATGGGACATGATCTTAAACAGCTATGAATATTCTATCCATTACCAGGCAGCACGAGAGAACACCCCCGCCGACGCACTATCAAGACTACCGATCGCATGCAACGACACAACACTGGAAGAAAGAACCGGGCTACCGCAATTCGCCCACTTACTACATCTAAGACTCGAAAACATTCCCGTAACAAAACACGAGCTACAAAAACAAACACTCAAAGACAACACGCTCAACATCATCAAAAATTATATCATAACGCATTGGCCAGATaagaaagacctttccaacgaGCTACACACGTTTTATGAAAAAAGGGACCAGATATCATACGAAGACGGAATCTTACTTTGGAACGGGAGACTCGTCATACCAGAAACACTCCGACCCCAGATCCTGGAAATGCTACACGACGGCCATAACGGCATCACAGCTATGCAGTCACTGGCACGTCTTCACGTATATTGGCCAAACATCGACAAAGACATATTAACTTTCTCAAAAAGGTGCAGTCTATGTCAGCAGTCAAGAAGCAACACGAATGAAGCTCCGGTGTTTCCGTGGGGAATACCTGTGGAGCCTTGGCACAGGTTACATGTAGACTACGCGGGGCCATTCTTAGGTCACATGTGGTTAATAGTTATTGACACCTATACGAAGTGGCTAGAGATAGTGCCAACGAACGTTACAACGACGAGGGCAACAGTGCAGAGATTAAAGAACATATTTGCTACATTTGGAACACCAAGATATATCGTAAGTGATAACGGACCGCAATTCACTTCCGAAGATTTTAACCATTTTTGCCAAGTTTCAGGCATCACACACATTAAAACAACACCCTATCACCCCAAAACGAACGGATTGGCGGAGCGCGCAGTGCGCACGTTTAAGGAGCGAATGCTAGCCAGTGACAGAAGCCTTGACCTCCAGGAACGCCTTAACAGCTTCCTTAGAGGATACCGCAATACCCCACGACGCTCAACAGATCGATCGCCCTACGAAATGATGTTCGGAAGGCCAATACGCACTACTTTCGACCTGTGGAAGCCTGACGTAAGAGAGAACATGGAAAAGGCACGCCTCAAACAGATACTGAGACCTACCAACAAAGTAGTTGTGCCTCCGGTATATAAACCTGGCGATAAGGTTTGGATAAACAAACCTATCGGTAAGGGGTCTGACCCTGGAACAATCATTAAATGCAACGGACCTTACTCTTACGAAGTAGAACTCACGAACGGAGTACATAAACGCAAACATGCAGATCAGCTTCGCCTAAGATATGAACAAGTACCAAAGACGGCCATCGACACAAACCAACAAACATCTCGACATGTGCCCGAAACTAGACAACCCGAATCTGAACAAAACCCAAGGAGAACGATCAAGATCAAAAACTTTACATACTACAGACGTAACGTTAACACTCGAGAACAGAGTGGCGACCATGGCGAACAACCGGCCCCAGAAGCGCCCAACCGGGATCACCCAGACGGTCTCATGCCACCACCGGCACCTGTGGCCTCCACCAGCAGGGATACAGGCGGAGGAGCGGCCGAGCCGCCTGCGCCATCCTCATCATCTGCTCAGCCAGATCCACCCTCACCGCGCCGGTCGGGACGGAAGACGAAACCACCGTCTCGTTTTGGCTTTTGGGGATTATAG